The following proteins come from a genomic window of Geomonas sp. RF6:
- a CDS encoding potassium channel family protein — protein MDPVRHLKISIMVLLLLLSCGTLGYVLIEGWGSLDALYMTVITLSTVGFHEVHPLDHAGKIFTMILILFGVSVIGYIVGSLAQIMFEGQFHRIIGRRKVEKAIEGLREHYIICGFGRIGALICREFAARPLPFVVVEKDPAVIDRLAEEGYLYLRGDATSDDTLLKAGIRQAKGLISVVTSDSENVYITLTARGLNPALFILARSSEEGSEIKLKRAGANKVVSPYLIGGSRMAQAVLRPNVVDFIEIATGREHLELQMEEIVIPEHSGFIGESLASSGFRKETGVIIVGIKARDGHMVFNPESHTKINAADTLILLGEPSAILKLEQLIGSGTGADELINKHKDKGRHTNA, from the coding sequence ATGGATCCGGTCCGGCATCTGAAAATTTCCATCATGGTCCTCTTGTTGCTGCTTTCGTGCGGCACGCTGGGATATGTACTGATCGAGGGATGGGGCTCGCTCGACGCGCTCTACATGACGGTCATCACCCTGAGCACCGTGGGGTTCCACGAGGTGCACCCGCTGGATCACGCCGGGAAGATCTTCACCATGATCCTCATCCTCTTCGGGGTGAGCGTCATCGGCTACATCGTCGGCAGCCTGGCCCAGATCATGTTCGAGGGGCAGTTTCACCGGATCATCGGGAGGAGAAAGGTGGAAAAGGCGATCGAAGGACTGAGGGAGCATTACATCATCTGCGGGTTCGGGCGGATCGGCGCCCTCATCTGCCGCGAGTTCGCCGCACGACCCCTTCCCTTCGTGGTCGTGGAGAAGGACCCCGCCGTCATCGACCGCCTGGCGGAGGAGGGGTACCTCTACCTGCGCGGCGACGCCACCTCCGACGATACCCTCCTGAAGGCGGGGATCAGGCAGGCGAAGGGGCTCATCTCGGTCGTGACCTCGGACTCGGAGAATGTGTACATCACCCTCACCGCCCGCGGGCTGAACCCCGCCCTCTTTATCCTGGCGCGCTCCAGCGAGGAGGGGTCCGAGATAAAGCTGAAGAGGGCCGGGGCGAACAAGGTCGTCTCCCCGTACCTCATCGGCGGCAGCAGGATGGCGCAGGCGGTGCTGCGCCCGAACGTCGTCGACTTCATCGAGATCGCTACCGGCCGGGAGCACCTGGAGCTGCAGATGGAGGAGATCGTGATCCCGGAGCACTCCGGCTTCATAGGGGAGAGCCTCGCCAGTTCCGGGTTCAGGAAGGAGACCGGAGTCATCATCGTGGGGATCAAGGCGCGCGACGGGCACATGGTCTTCAACCCGGAGTCGCACACAAAGATCAATGCGGCCGATACCCTCATCCTCCTCGGGGAGCCGAGCGCCATCCTGAAGCTGGAACAGCTCATCGGGAGCGGCACCGGCGCCGACGAGCTCATCAACAAACATAAGGATAAAGGTCGTCACACCAATGCCTAG
- the cysS gene encoding cysteine--tRNA ligase produces the protein MALRVYNTLTGSKEEFVPINPGKVGMYVCGVTVYDHCHIGHARAYVAFDTIYRYLRASGYDVTYVRNYTDIDDKIINRANRDGLAFNEVSERFIGEFDRDMEALSVDLPTIQPKATEHVGEIIALIETLIEKGVAYQCGSDVNFGVESFDGYLKLSKRNLEDMQAGARIEVDERKRHPMDFALWKGAKPGEPFWESPWGEGRPGWHIECSAMSMKYLGESFDIHGGGKDLIFPHHENEIAQTEAATGKPFVKYWLHNGFVNIDSEKMSKSLGNFFTIKQVLEKYDAEVLRFFLLSAHYRSPIDFSDFNLNEAEQRLERIYSALAAVKEQIAKGGASTSGASELREKCANLAQRFTEAMDDDFNTALALGHVFDLVRTLNREIEEAPLPLLQQVEQEIAAIARVLGVLDSEPAEFLERMRQRKSKDAGISEAEIESLIVERAEARKAKDFKKSDEIRDRLLQHNIVLLDTAQGTVWKAK, from the coding sequence ATGGCATTGCGCGTCTACAATACCCTCACCGGCAGCAAGGAAGAATTCGTCCCCATCAACCCCGGGAAGGTGGGGATGTACGTATGCGGCGTCACGGTCTACGACCACTGCCACATCGGACATGCCCGCGCCTACGTCGCCTTCGACACCATCTACCGCTATCTGCGCGCCAGCGGCTACGACGTCACCTACGTGCGCAACTACACGGACATCGACGACAAGATCATCAACCGGGCGAACCGGGACGGGCTGGCGTTCAACGAGGTCTCCGAGCGCTTCATCGGGGAGTTCGACCGCGACATGGAGGCCCTTTCGGTCGATCTTCCCACTATCCAGCCGAAGGCGACGGAGCACGTCGGGGAGATCATCGCCCTCATCGAGACGCTCATCGAGAAGGGGGTGGCGTACCAGTGCGGCTCCGACGTCAACTTCGGCGTGGAGTCGTTCGACGGGTACCTGAAGCTCTCCAAGAGAAACCTGGAGGACATGCAGGCGGGCGCACGGATCGAGGTGGACGAGCGCAAGAGGCACCCCATGGATTTCGCCCTGTGGAAGGGTGCCAAGCCCGGCGAGCCGTTCTGGGAGTCGCCGTGGGGGGAGGGGCGCCCCGGGTGGCACATCGAGTGCTCCGCCATGAGCATGAAATACCTGGGGGAGAGCTTCGACATCCACGGCGGCGGGAAGGACCTGATCTTCCCGCACCACGAAAACGAGATCGCCCAGACCGAAGCGGCCACCGGGAAGCCGTTCGTGAAGTACTGGCTGCACAACGGGTTCGTAAACATCGATTCCGAGAAGATGAGCAAGTCGCTGGGGAACTTCTTCACCATCAAGCAGGTGCTTGAGAAGTACGACGCGGAGGTGCTGCGCTTCTTCCTTCTCTCCGCGCACTACCGCTCGCCGATCGACTTCTCCGACTTCAACCTGAACGAGGCGGAGCAACGGCTGGAGCGGATCTACAGCGCACTTGCCGCCGTGAAGGAGCAGATCGCCAAAGGGGGCGCCTCCACCTCCGGCGCCTCGGAGCTCCGGGAAAAATGCGCGAATCTGGCACAGCGCTTCACCGAGGCGATGGACGACGACTTCAACACCGCCCTGGCCCTCGGGCACGTCTTCGACCTCGTGCGCACTCTGAACCGCGAGATCGAGGAGGCGCCGCTGCCGCTCCTGCAGCAGGTTGAGCAGGAGATTGCGGCGATCGCGCGAGTACTCGGGGTCCTCGACTCCGAACCGGCCGAATTCCTGGAGCGGATGCGCCAGAGAAAGAGCAAGGACGCGGGGATTTCGGAGGCGGAGATCGAGAGCCTCATCGTGGAGCGCGCCGAGGCGCGCAAGGCGAAGGACTTCAAGAAGAGCGACGAGATCAGGGACCGCCTGCTGCAGCACAACATCGTCCTTCTGGACACCGCGCAGGGGACCGTGTGGAAGGCTAAATAG
- a CDS encoding glutamine--tRNA ligase/YqeY domain fusion protein yields the protein MNSTEITAAEKPANFIRNIVIDDLQSGKHDLIVTRFPPEPNGYLHIGHAKSICLNFGLARDFQGRCHLRFDDTNPAKEEVEYEESIRDSVKWLGFDWGEHMYYASDYFERLFQYALDLIRAGKAYVDSLSAEEMRAYRGTLTEPGKESPYRTRAVEENLDLFQRMKDGDFPDGAHVLRAKIDMNSPNLNMRDPVIYRIKRVEHHRTGAVWCIYPMYDYAHCISDAIEGITHSVCTLEFEDHRPLYDWVLDQLDVPCHPRQIEFARLNLSYTVMSKRKLLELVQEKLVDGWDDPRMPTLVGLRRRGYTPESIRNFCETIGVGKSDSWIDMSLLEESVREDLNVRAPRAMAVLRPLKVVIEGYPEGETEEFEAANHPNDPTMGVRKVPFCREVYIERDDFMEEPVKGFFRLAPGQEVRLRYAYLVRCTEVIKDDQGEVVEVRCSYDPASRGGSAPDGRKVKGTIHWVSARHAVEAEVRVYDRLFTTSNPGNGDYRTVLNPNSKETLTAYLEPSLAQAEKESRFQFERLGYFYADLVDSRPGAPVFNRTATLRDSWGKGQQ from the coding sequence ATGAACAGCACCGAGATCACAGCGGCGGAGAAACCCGCCAACTTCATCAGAAACATAGTCATCGACGACCTGCAGAGCGGGAAGCACGACCTCATCGTGACCCGTTTCCCGCCGGAGCCGAACGGCTACCTGCACATAGGACACGCCAAATCGATCTGCCTGAATTTCGGCCTGGCCCGCGACTTCCAGGGTCGCTGCCACCTCCGCTTCGACGACACGAACCCGGCAAAGGAAGAGGTGGAGTACGAAGAGTCGATCCGCGACAGCGTAAAGTGGCTCGGCTTTGACTGGGGCGAGCACATGTACTACGCCTCCGACTACTTCGAGCGGCTCTTCCAGTACGCGCTCGACCTGATCCGCGCCGGCAAGGCCTACGTCGACAGCCTCTCCGCCGAGGAGATGCGCGCCTACCGCGGCACCCTCACCGAGCCGGGGAAGGAAAGCCCCTACCGCACCCGCGCGGTCGAGGAAAACCTCGACCTCTTCCAGCGCATGAAGGACGGCGATTTCCCGGACGGCGCCCACGTGCTGCGCGCGAAGATCGATATGAACTCCCCGAACCTCAACATGCGCGATCCGGTGATCTACCGCATAAAGAGAGTGGAGCACCATCGCACCGGAGCGGTGTGGTGCATCTACCCGATGTACGACTACGCGCACTGCATCTCCGACGCCATCGAGGGGATCACCCACTCCGTCTGCACCCTTGAGTTCGAGGACCACCGCCCTCTCTACGACTGGGTGCTGGACCAGCTCGACGTCCCCTGCCATCCGCGGCAGATCGAGTTCGCCCGCCTGAACCTGAGCTACACCGTCATGAGCAAGAGGAAGCTTCTGGAGCTCGTGCAGGAGAAACTGGTGGACGGCTGGGACGACCCGCGCATGCCGACCCTCGTCGGTCTGCGGCGCCGCGGCTACACTCCGGAGTCGATCCGCAACTTCTGCGAGACGATCGGGGTCGGCAAAAGCGACAGCTGGATCGACATGAGCCTCCTCGAGGAGAGCGTCCGCGAGGACCTGAACGTCCGCGCCCCCCGCGCCATGGCGGTGCTGCGCCCCCTGAAGGTCGTCATCGAGGGGTACCCGGAAGGGGAGACGGAGGAGTTCGAGGCGGCGAACCACCCGAACGATCCGACCATGGGGGTCAGGAAGGTCCCGTTCTGCCGCGAGGTGTACATCGAGCGCGACGACTTCATGGAGGAGCCGGTAAAAGGGTTCTTCAGGCTCGCGCCGGGGCAGGAGGTGCGCCTCCGCTACGCCTATCTCGTGCGCTGCACAGAGGTCATAAAGGATGACCAGGGGGAGGTTGTGGAGGTCCGCTGCAGCTACGACCCCGCATCCCGCGGCGGCAGCGCCCCCGACGGCCGCAAGGTCAAGGGAACCATTCACTGGGTCTCCGCGCGCCACGCCGTCGAGGCGGAGGTGCGGGTATACGACCGCCTCTTCACCACCTCGAACCCCGGCAACGGCGACTACCGCACCGTGCTGAACCCCAACTCCAAAGAAACCCTCACCGCCTATCTCGAGCCCTCCCTGGCGCAGGCGGAGAAGGAGAGCCGGTTCCAGTTCGAGCGGCTCGGCTACTTCTACGCCGACCTCGTGGACAGCCGCCCCGGCGCTCCAGTCTTCAACCGCACCGCGACGCTGCGCGATTCGTGGGGGAAGGGACAGCAGTAA
- a CDS encoding GntR family transcriptional regulator — MKRSVENHLTLRERILGTIRDAIMNGSLKPGEKIAEPELAARFGISRTPIREAFRQLESEGYLTVIPRKGALVASFSAKDVEEFYAIKSILEGYAARKACERLTPKDIAKLEKINEKLRALAEEGDVGHFFKVHNTFHEVFIKGAGNEKLAEMIFALVKKFQRLRLASLAKPGRMQVSVEEHEKIIDAFRSRNPHLAEALVQKNAEYGGRVLIEEEKGAPPASVPADLDL, encoded by the coding sequence ATGAAAAGATCAGTAGAAAATCATCTAACCCTGAGAGAGCGCATACTGGGGACGATCCGCGATGCCATCATGAACGGAAGCCTCAAGCCAGGGGAGAAGATTGCGGAGCCGGAGCTCGCGGCACGTTTCGGCATCAGCCGCACCCCGATTCGGGAGGCGTTCCGGCAGCTGGAAAGCGAGGGATACCTGACGGTGATCCCCCGCAAAGGCGCTCTGGTCGCCTCTTTCTCGGCAAAGGACGTCGAGGAGTTCTACGCAATCAAGAGCATACTGGAAGGGTATGCAGCCCGCAAGGCATGTGAGCGGCTGACCCCGAAGGATATAGCAAAGCTGGAGAAGATCAACGAAAAGCTGCGCGCCCTCGCCGAAGAAGGGGACGTGGGACACTTTTTCAAGGTGCACAACACCTTCCATGAAGTTTTCATCAAGGGTGCGGGGAACGAGAAACTTGCCGAGATGATCTTCGCCCTGGTGAAGAAGTTTCAGCGCCTGCGGCTCGCGTCACTGGCAAAGCCCGGGAGGATGCAGGTCTCGGTGGAAGAGCACGAAAAGATCATCGATGCCTTCCGCAGCAGGAACCCGCATCTGGCCGAGGCGCTGGTGCAAAAGAATGCCGAGTACGGCGGCAGGGTCCTCATAGAAGAAGAAAAAGGCGCCCCCCCCGCGTCGGTCCCGGCAGATCTCGACCTCTAA
- a CDS encoding ribbon-helix-helix protein, CopG family, translating to MGRMRENPRYNVISMRISDAERETLEEIMATTKKSVSEIMREAMELVKARATMEPNKKAA from the coding sequence ATGGGAAGAATGAGAGAAAACCCGAGGTACAACGTAATCTCCATGAGGATCAGCGACGCAGAACGTGAGACTCTCGAAGAGATCATGGCCACCACCAAGAAAAGCGTTTCCGAGATCATGCGTGAAGCTATGGAACTCGTGAAAGCAAGGGCAACGATGGAGCCGAACAAGAAGGCAGCATAG
- a CDS encoding sigma 54-interacting transcriptional regulator: protein MYPIITISDHCRKCYSCMRSCPVKAIKVENTYTDIIPERCIGCGNCLSNCPQHAKVLSDNVSVTEQLLASRDIVVAVLGCSFPSYFHYATPGQLAAGIRRAGFAEVHEGASGVELIGLEYAKALETSEGPLISSHCPAVIDLIERHYPQLLKNLVGAVTHMVAMGRMVKGILGSHVKVVYISSCVAAKFQVEDEKACGAVDLVLTYRELESIFSSRSIDITKIEPEPFDGREPHLGRLFSLSQGSFRALNLDIDPLDTEIMTAEGEVNVMGIVKDLAAGRISPKLVDLRYCYDGCIGGPGKNSDITEFSRRNQVISHFKSPPEYRTSEPYLSDLSGITFTRSFTDRHAKLPLPKGSDVKKILQATNKFTRKDELDCRACGYRTCREYAVAVFQGLADLEMCLPHNLQQLEEERGRLIQKYELAKRELDQGTRDEFIVGSDSKTLEALEQIKQVGPTPTTVLVRGESGTGKELAARAIHRLSKRGDKLLVTVNCTAITDSLLESELFGHKKGAFTGAIADKKGLFEAADGGTIFLDEIGDITPKLQGELLRVLDIGEVRPVGGTSSKRVDVRLIAATNKCLEDGVRDGWFREDLYYRLNVFSITMPPLRERTKSIPELAHYFLDKSRKKLGKNIVGIEERAINAMMRYPWPGNIREMQNIIERAAVLTNDELIKLGNLPLAFAESYAEEGEDVIDLRSFKKEREPHVLRVEKKLIQRYLNDAGGNVSKAAQLANIPRRTFYRILDKHGLKGRSIRARDHGEE, encoded by the coding sequence ATGTACCCGATAATCACCATTTCAGACCATTGCCGCAAGTGCTACTCCTGCATGAGGAGCTGTCCGGTGAAGGCAATCAAGGTCGAGAACACCTACACCGACATCATTCCTGAGCGCTGCATCGGCTGCGGCAACTGCCTCAGCAACTGCCCGCAGCACGCAAAGGTCCTCTCCGACAACGTCTCCGTGACGGAGCAGCTTCTCGCGTCGCGGGACATCGTCGTCGCCGTCCTCGGCTGCTCCTTCCCCTCATACTTCCACTATGCCACGCCGGGGCAGCTTGCCGCGGGGATCAGGCGCGCAGGATTTGCGGAGGTGCACGAGGGGGCCAGCGGGGTGGAGCTCATCGGCCTCGAGTACGCAAAGGCGCTGGAGACGAGCGAGGGGCCCCTCATCTCCTCCCACTGCCCTGCGGTCATCGACCTCATCGAGCGCCACTACCCCCAGCTCCTGAAAAACCTGGTGGGGGCGGTAACCCACATGGTGGCGATGGGGCGGATGGTGAAGGGAATCCTCGGCAGCCATGTGAAAGTCGTGTACATAAGCTCGTGCGTGGCGGCGAAGTTCCAGGTGGAAGACGAAAAGGCGTGCGGGGCGGTCGATCTGGTGCTGACCTACCGGGAGCTGGAGTCGATCTTCAGTTCCCGTTCCATCGACATCACGAAGATCGAGCCGGAGCCGTTCGACGGCCGCGAGCCCCACCTCGGCAGGCTCTTTTCCCTTTCGCAAGGCTCCTTCCGTGCGCTGAACCTCGACATCGACCCCCTCGACACCGAGATCATGACAGCGGAAGGGGAGGTCAACGTGATGGGGATCGTGAAGGATCTCGCGGCGGGGAGGATCAGCCCGAAGCTCGTCGACCTGCGCTACTGCTACGACGGCTGCATCGGCGGCCCTGGTAAGAACAGCGACATCACCGAGTTCTCCCGCCGAAACCAGGTCATCTCCCACTTCAAGAGCCCGCCGGAATACCGCACCTCAGAGCCGTACCTCTCCGACCTCTCCGGCATCACCTTCACCCGCTCTTTCACCGACCGGCACGCGAAGCTGCCGCTGCCGAAGGGGTCGGACGTGAAGAAGATCCTGCAGGCGACGAACAAGTTCACCCGCAAGGACGAGCTCGACTGCCGCGCCTGCGGCTACCGCACCTGCCGGGAGTATGCCGTCGCCGTCTTCCAGGGGCTCGCCGACCTGGAGATGTGCCTGCCGCACAACCTGCAGCAGCTCGAGGAGGAGCGCGGCCGACTGATCCAGAAATACGAGCTCGCCAAGCGTGAGCTCGACCAGGGGACGAGAGACGAATTCATCGTCGGCTCCGACAGCAAGACGCTGGAGGCGCTGGAGCAGATAAAGCAGGTCGGTCCCACCCCCACCACGGTCCTCGTGCGCGGCGAGTCCGGGACCGGAAAGGAGCTCGCCGCCCGCGCCATCCACCGGCTCAGCAAGAGAGGGGACAAGCTCCTCGTCACGGTGAACTGCACCGCCATCACCGACTCCCTTCTGGAGAGCGAGCTCTTCGGCCACAAGAAGGGGGCGTTCACCGGCGCCATCGCGGACAAGAAAGGGCTTTTCGAGGCCGCAGACGGCGGCACGATTTTCCTCGACGAGATCGGGGACATTACCCCGAAGCTGCAGGGGGAACTCCTGAGGGTCCTCGATATCGGTGAGGTGCGGCCGGTCGGCGGAACCTCCTCGAAGCGTGTCGACGTGCGCCTCATCGCCGCCACCAACAAGTGCCTGGAGGACGGCGTGCGCGACGGCTGGTTCCGCGAGGACCTCTATTACCGGCTCAACGTCTTCTCCATCACCATGCCGCCGCTGCGGGAAAGGACCAAGTCCATACCGGAGCTGGCACACTACTTCCTGGACAAGTCGCGCAAGAAGCTCGGCAAGAACATCGTGGGGATAGAGGAGCGCGCCATCAACGCCATGATGCGCTACCCCTGGCCGGGTAACATCAGGGAGATGCAGAACATCATCGAGCGTGCCGCGGTCCTCACCAACGACGAGCTCATAAAGCTCGGCAATCTCCCACTTGCCTTCGCAGAGAGCTACGCGGAGGAAGGGGAGGACGTCATCGACCTGCGCTCCTTCAAAAAGGAGCGCGAACCGCACGTGCTCCGGGTGGAAAAGAAGCTGATCCAGCGGTATCTGAATGACGCCGGAGGTAATGTGTCAAAAGCGGCACAACTTGCAAACATCCCCAGACGCACCTTTTACCGCATATTGGACAAGCACGGCCTGAAAGGACGGAGTATAAGGGCCCGGGACCATGGCGAGGAGTAG
- the ispD gene encoding 2-C-methyl-D-erythritol 4-phosphate cytidylyltransferase, protein MSTYALIPAAGMGKRMGAGMNKQYLLLDGKPILAHTLAVFEEAPFIDGIYLVVPEQEIPFCRTEVVERFGFTKVRGIVPGGAERQHSVRNGLCAMTGAAEDDVILIHDGVRPFVTAAMLEAAARGASRSAGAVVAVPVKDTVKVAADGMIVETPPRAGLWLAQTPQAFRYGVIREAHEAAEKEGFLGTDDASLLERHGSRLEIVAGDYRNIKITTPEDMLLAEAFLKVS, encoded by the coding sequence ATGAGCACGTACGCCTTGATCCCAGCAGCGGGGATGGGGAAGCGCATGGGCGCAGGGATGAACAAGCAGTACCTTCTTCTCGACGGGAAGCCCATCCTTGCCCACACACTGGCAGTTTTTGAAGAGGCCCCCTTCATCGACGGCATCTACCTCGTCGTGCCGGAGCAGGAGATCCCGTTCTGCCGCACGGAGGTCGTGGAGCGCTTCGGGTTCACCAAGGTGCGCGGCATTGTCCCGGGGGGGGCCGAGCGCCAGCATTCGGTTCGCAACGGGCTCTGTGCCATGACCGGGGCGGCGGAGGACGACGTCATTCTCATCCACGACGGCGTGCGCCCTTTCGTTACCGCAGCCATGCTCGAGGCCGCTGCACGGGGCGCTTCACGCAGCGCAGGAGCCGTTGTGGCGGTCCCGGTGAAGGACACGGTGAAAGTCGCCGCCGACGGCATGATAGTGGAGACACCTCCCCGCGCAGGACTCTGGCTTGCCCAGACTCCGCAGGCCTTCCGCTACGGCGTCATCCGCGAGGCTCACGAAGCTGCCGAGAAGGAAGGGTTCCTCGGCACGGACGACGCGTCTCTCCTGGAGCGCCACGGCTCACGGCTCGAGATCGTCGCCGGCGACTACCGCAACATCAAGATCACCACCCCCGAGGACATGCTCCTTGCAGAGGCCTTCCTCAAGGTGTCATGA
- a CDS encoding transglutaminase-like domain-containing protein, translating to MTLLRPIFRLLLILALLAAPHLSAAADLPRLTAPPTGERWFSVNMDGERVGFAHQVITRLEDGYQMEAEGSVKMLVMGFSRDASSNECYYVGKDLSLRSFTVEQTIDGSRATLSGEMTPKGIKVTIESASGKKEKLIKAKGPVYPPPALNLLPLMQQGKPGKKVKVSLFDPEALKVKQVTVTVVGSESVAGKEAIHLKNNLYSFVDNDIWVDLQGNSIKESVRDDLVVTSAEDEKSARNYLANAAVAKKDLILDFSLIRLEKQIQSPERLKRLVVDFIDMPKNLPLIQGARQQATVLPDGTVRFTMSGETKGAPAPAPPEGYLQPAERIPSDNPEIVKQKDAVVGSEQDPGRKVDALVAWVAREIQGTVTDSQSPVETLQKKNGNCQSHARLYTAMARAAGVPSRFVSGVVYAPGKGFLYHSWAESYLNGMWVPVDPTFGQNPADLTHIKVEEGDTPDDMATLAVMVGKVKAKLVEQQY from the coding sequence ATGACATTGCTACGCCCTATTTTCCGGCTCCTCCTGATCCTTGCGCTCCTGGCAGCGCCGCACCTCTCCGCCGCGGCGGACCTTCCACGCCTCACCGCCCCCCCCACCGGGGAGCGGTGGTTCAGCGTCAACATGGATGGTGAGCGGGTAGGCTTCGCCCACCAGGTGATCACACGCCTCGAAGACGGATACCAGATGGAGGCGGAGGGGAGCGTCAAGATGCTGGTGATGGGCTTCTCCCGCGACGCGAGTTCCAACGAGTGCTACTACGTGGGGAAAGACCTCTCCCTGCGCTCCTTCACCGTCGAGCAGACCATCGACGGCAGCCGGGCCACACTGAGCGGTGAGATGACCCCGAAGGGGATCAAGGTCACCATCGAGAGCGCCAGCGGCAAGAAGGAAAAGCTCATCAAGGCGAAGGGGCCGGTGTACCCTCCCCCCGCGCTGAATCTCCTGCCCCTGATGCAGCAGGGGAAGCCGGGGAAGAAGGTGAAGGTTTCACTCTTCGATCCCGAGGCGCTGAAGGTAAAGCAGGTAACAGTGACGGTGGTGGGGTCGGAGTCGGTTGCCGGGAAAGAGGCGATTCATCTCAAGAACAACCTCTACTCCTTCGTAGACAACGACATCTGGGTCGACCTCCAAGGTAACAGCATCAAGGAATCGGTACGGGACGACCTGGTGGTGACCAGCGCCGAAGACGAGAAGAGCGCCAGGAACTACCTCGCCAACGCGGCCGTCGCCAAAAAGGACCTCATCCTCGATTTCAGCCTGATCCGGCTGGAGAAGCAGATTCAGAGCCCGGAGCGGTTGAAGCGGCTCGTCGTCGATTTCATCGACATGCCGAAGAATCTCCCGCTGATCCAGGGGGCCAGACAGCAGGCGACCGTCCTCCCAGACGGCACTGTCCGCTTTACCATGTCCGGGGAGACGAAAGGGGCGCCGGCACCGGCACCCCCCGAAGGATACCTGCAGCCAGCCGAACGGATCCCGAGCGACAACCCCGAAATAGTGAAGCAAAAGGATGCAGTGGTGGGGAGCGAGCAGGACCCCGGGCGCAAGGTGGACGCACTGGTGGCGTGGGTGGCTCGTGAGATCCAGGGGACCGTCACGGACAGCCAGAGCCCGGTGGAGACCCTCCAGAAAAAAAACGGCAACTGCCAGTCGCACGCCCGGCTCTATACGGCAATGGCACGCGCCGCCGGGGTCCCATCCCGCTTTGTTTCCGGCGTTGTCTATGCTCCGGGGAAAGGATTTTTGTACCACAGCTGGGCGGAGAGCTACCTGAACGGCATGTGGGTTCCGGTCGACCCGACTTTCGGGCAGAATCCGGCGGACCTCACCCACATAAAGGTCGAGGAGGGTGATACGCCGGACGACATGGCGACGCTGGCAGTAATGGTCGGCAAGGTGAAGGCAAAGCTG
- the ispF gene encoding 2-C-methyl-D-erythritol 2,4-cyclodiphosphate synthase: MRIGNGYDVHRLVAGRKLIMGGVDIPYGKGLLGHSDADVLLHAISDAILGAIGEGDIGRHFPDTDPAYKGADSLKLLRHVMALAEGKGYSIGNVDGTIVAQRPKLAPYIQQMRRNIAKALDTDEDRINVKATTTEELGFTGRGEGIAAYAVALLQRKR; the protein is encoded by the coding sequence ATGAGGATCGGTAACGGATACGACGTACACAGACTGGTGGCGGGAAGAAAGCTCATCATGGGTGGCGTGGACATCCCCTACGGCAAGGGGCTCCTCGGGCATTCCGACGCGGACGTCCTTTTGCACGCCATTTCCGACGCCATCCTCGGCGCCATCGGCGAGGGGGACATCGGGCGCCATTTCCCCGACACGGATCCCGCCTACAAGGGTGCGGACAGCCTGAAGCTCCTGCGCCACGTCATGGCGCTCGCCGAGGGGAAAGGGTACTCCATCGGGAACGTCGACGGGACCATCGTGGCACAGCGCCCGAAGCTCGCTCCCTACATCCAGCAGATGAGGCGCAACATTGCAAAGGCGCTCGACACCGACGAGGACCGCATCAACGTAAAGGCGACCACCACCGAGGAGCTCGGGTTCACCGGGCGCGGCGAGGGGATCGCCGCCTATGCCGTGGCGCTCCTGCAGAGAAAGCGCTAG